CGACCCGGAGCCTCCGCCGGTGTAGCCACCGCCACCACCGCCGCTGCTCGGCGGGTCGTCATCGTCGTCGTTGGCCGCCGCCCGGGCGGCCGCCGCACGCGCGTCTGCCGCGGCACGTGCCTGTCGCAGCAGTCCGGCCGTACGCTGCGCGGACACCAGCCGCTGGTTGAGCACCGCCTGCTGCGCCTGGATCGTGGTCGTCAGCTTCTGTCGCGCGGTGATCGCCGCGATGGCCGCGTTCTTCGCCGCGGAGGCACGCGAGGCGGCCGCCTGCGTCGCCTTCAGCGCGATGGTCGCCGCGTTGGCCAGCTCTTTCTGCTTGCCCTGCGCCTGCTGCAGCCGCGCGAGCGAGCCGGCCTGGTCGCCGCTGACGATGTCCAGCATCGCCAGCTCGTGGCCGTAGTTCGCCGGGTTGCCGCCGGTCATCAGCATCGCCGCGGTGTTGGCCCCGCCGGTCATGTACGTGGCGGCGACCAGGTGGTCCATCTGGCTGCGCTGGCTTGCGACCGCGGCCTGCACGGTCTTGAGCGCCCGGGTGGCGTTGTTGTAGCCGGTCTGCGCCTGGCCCTGCAGGTAGACGGCGGTGTTGTACGCCTCGATGGCCACCTCGGTCTGCACCTGCGCGGCGGACAGTGCCGCCTGCGACGCCGCCAGCTGGCCGTTGATGATGCCGACAAGCTTGGACGCCGCGGCCACCTGCTGCCTGCTGGCGGCCAGCTGCTGGTCGGTCGGGTTGGGCGGCGTCGGAGCCGCGGCCGCCATCGACGGAGCCAGCAGGAACCCCACCACAAGAGATGCCCCAAGTGCACCAGCGAGCACTCGGTTACCCTTCTCCCTCATCGACACCTCCAGTCACAGTGGTGACAGGAGATCACACTCCAGAGAAAAGCGACAGCTTAAGTCCTAAATTAGATCGTTTGTCCGATTGTTTTTCGGCGTGTCGCGGCGTGTCGTGCCGGGTCGATGTGCTAGGCGAATCGCGGCCGCGACGGCCGTACGCAGGACGAATCGGATAAACGAATCGCCGCTCGACGTGCTGTTGCCAACGCTTGGCGGGTCGCCTGGCAACTGTCGGACAACTCAGTAGGCTGTGGCCTCATGGGTCCATACGTCGGCCTGTCCGGCCAGCAGAGCATCGTCGTCAGTGACGACGACAGCGCGCTGACCACCGGTTCCGGTGACGTGCCGACCCTGGCCACGCCGCGCGTCGTCGCGCTCGCCGAGGCGGCCGCCATCGCCGCGCTGGACGGCCACCTGGAGGAGGGCCAGACCTCAGTCGGCACGCAGGTGTCGCTGCGCCACCGCGCGCCGTCGCCGGTGGGCCGCCGAGTCGAGGCGATCGCCGCGCTGACCGAGGTCGACGGTCACACGCTGCGCTTCACCGTGACCGTACGAGACGGCGACCGGACCGTCGCCGAAGGCCTGATCGAGCGGGTCATCGTCGACCGTGACTGGTTCCTCAAGCGGGCCTGATGCTGGTCGAGATCGCCGAAGGCGTGCACGTCTGGCGCGAGCCGGTGCTCGACGTGAATGCCACCGTGGTCGTCGGCTCGACAAAGTGTCTGGTGGTGGACACTCTGT
The nucleotide sequence above comes from Fodinicola acaciae. Encoded proteins:
- a CDS encoding C40 family peptidase, whose product is MREKGNRVLAGALGASLVVGFLLAPSMAAAAPTPPNPTDQQLAASRQQVAAASKLVGIINGQLAASQAALSAAQVQTEVAIEAYNTAVYLQGQAQTGYNNATRALKTVQAAVASQRSQMDHLVAATYMTGGANTAAMLMTGGNPANYGHELAMLDIVSGDQAGSLARLQQAQGKQKELANAATIALKATQAAASRASAAKNAAIAAITARQKLTTTIQAQQAVLNQRLVSAQRTAGLLRQARAAADARAAAARAAANDDDDDPPSSGGGGGGYTGGGSGSTIVRAALTQLGKPYVWAAASPSVGFDCSGLVLWAYKKVGIYLPHSAHLQYAEGRPISRSQLRPGDLVFWSYGSSWTSIHHVAIWAGNGKIIEAADFGIPVHKRSMYWSGYFGAARLL
- a CDS encoding thioesterase family protein, with the protein product MGPYVGLSGQQSIVVSDDDSALTTGSGDVPTLATPRVVALAEAAAIAALDGHLEEGQTSVGTQVSLRHRAPSPVGRRVEAIAALTEVDGHTLRFTVTVRDGDRTVAEGLIERVIVDRDWFLKRA